One window of Cucurbita pepo subsp. pepo cultivar mu-cu-16 chromosome LG19, ASM280686v2, whole genome shotgun sequence genomic DNA carries:
- the LOC111782180 gene encoding uncharacterized protein At2g34460, chloroplastic-like — protein sequence MAFPFLSNAITSSFSQLNSQRLHFCPLCLCKSSLPVSFSSKKFASFSILNSTKMEGNQITEEVAEKQNDARRKIFVAGASGSTGKRIVEQLLARGFAVKAGVRDVSKAKATLSTDNPALQIVKADVTEGSAKLAEAIGSDSEAVICATGFRPGWDLFAPWKIDNFGTVNLVEACRELGINRFVLISSILVNGAAMGQILNPAYIFLNVFGLTLIAKLQAERHIRKSGIDYTIIRPGGLKNEPPTGNLVMAAEDTLYEGSISRDLVAEVAVEALVRPEASYKVVEIVSRADAPKLSYEDLFGSIKQR from the exons ATggcctttccttttctttccaacGCCAtcacctcctccttctcccaaTTGAACTCTCAACGTCTCCATTTTTGTCCTCTCTGTCTCTGCAAATCCTCTCTCCCCGTTTCCTTCTCTTCCAAGAAATTCGCCTCCTTCTCCATTCTCAACTCCACCAAG ATGGAAGGAAATCAAATTACGGAAGAAGTTGCAGAGAAACAAAACGATGCAAGGAGAAAGATCTTTGTGGCCGGTGCATCGGGAAGTACTGGAAAAAGGATTGTGGAGCAGTTGCTGGCGAGGGGTTTTGCAGTCAAAGCCGGAGTTCGAGACGTGAGCAAGGCTAAAGCTACTCTTTCCACAGACAATCCTGCTCTTCAAATC GTGAAAGCGGATGTGACTGAAGGCTCTGCAAAGTTGGCAGAAGCCATAGGTTCCGATTCTGAAGCAGTAATTTGTGCTACAGGCTTTCGCCCAGGCTGGGATTTATTTGCGCCATGGAAG ATCGACAATTTTGGCACTGTAAACCTTGTTGAAGCATGCCGTGAGTTGGGCATAAACAGATTTGTTCTCATCAGTTCCATTTTAGTGAATGGAGCTGCAATGGGGCAGATTCTCAACCCAGCTTATATCTTTCTAAATGTTTTCGGGCTCACCTTGATAGCAAAGCTTCAAGCAGAACGCCACATCAGGAAATCGGGTATTGACTACACGATAATAAGGCCTGGAGGTTTGAAAAATGAGCCTCCCACTGGAAATTTAGTCATGGCAGCAGAA GATACTCTTTATGAAGGAAGCATATCAAGAGACTTAGTTGCAGAAGTAGCTGTTGAGGCATTGGTTCGCCCCGAAGCGTCTTACAAGGTTGTCGAAATAGTTTCTCGTGCTGATGCGCCGAAGCTTTCATATGAGGATCTTTTTGGCTCCATAAAGCAGCGTTAG
- the LOC111782177 gene encoding cytochrome P450 710A11-like has product MNSLLAFLSPLLPFLASLVFLVIFLEQISYLKKKRSVPGPPLVVPFVGNAIPLVRNPARFWEIQASLAKSSGHGFSVNYIAGNFIVFIRDTELSHKIFANVHSDAMNLIGHPFGKKLFGEDNLIYMLGQKHKDLRRRIAPNFTTKALSTYTALQQIIILKHLKIWDQKSSESSPKPIPLRFLARDLNLETSQMVFVGPYLGEEIRENFRTDYNLFNVGLMKLPIDLPGTGFRNARLAVDRLVEVLADCAKQSKAKMKREEEPSCLIDFWMQDTVKELEEAAAAGLPEPVHTSNFELGLYLFDFLFAAQDASTSSLLWAVSLLDSHPDVVAKVRDEVQSIWSPESDSLISSEQLAEMKYTQAVAREVVRYRAPATVVPHVAAANFPLTESYIIPKGAIVFPSAYESCQQGFVEPEQFDPERFSEERQEDRIFKRNFLAFGAGSHQCVGQRYALNHLVLFIAMFCTLLDFKRHRSDGCDEIAFNPTICPKDDCMVSICRRCPRFPNLSLQ; this is encoded by the coding sequence ATGAATTCGCTTTTAGCTTTTCTGTCGCCGCTGCTTCCTTTCCTGGCCTCTCTCGTGTTTCTGGTCATCTTCCTCGAGCAGATCTCTTACTTGAAGAAGAAACGCTCTGTTCCTGGTCCTCCTCTCGTTGTGCCTTTTGTCGGCAACGCAATTCCTCTGGTTAGGAATCCTGCCCGTTTCTGGGAAATTCAGGCTTCTTTGGCCAAATCCTCCGGGCATGGCTTCTCAGTCAACTACATAGCCGGGAATTTCATCGTCTTCATTCGCGACACTGAGCTCTCCCACAAGATTTTCGCCAATGTGCATTCCGATGCTATGAATCTCATCGGTCATCCCTTCGGGAAGAAGCTATTCGGCGAGGATAATCTGATTTACATGTTAGGGCAAAAGCACAAGGATCTCCGCCGTCGAATCGCTCCCAATTTCACGACTAAAGCGCTTTCCACTTACACCGCGCTTCAGCAGATCATCATTCTCAAGCACTTGAAAATTTGGGATCAGAAGTCGTCGGAATCCTCGCCGAAGCCGATTCCCTTGAGGTTTCTCGCTCGAGATCTTAACCTCGAAACCTCGCAGATGGTGTTCGTCGGGCCGTATTTAGGCGAGGAGATTCGCGAGAACTTCAGAACCGATTACAACCTCTTTAACGTCGGTTTGATGAAACTCCCGATCGATTTGCCCGGAACTGGTTTCAGAAATGCGAGACTCGCCGTCGACCGGCTGGTGGAGGTCCTCGCCGACTGCGCGAAGCAGAGCAAGGCGAAGatgaagagagaagaagagccATCGTGTTTGATTGACTTCTGGATGCAGGACACCGTGAAGGAACTCGAGGAAGCGGCAGCGGCTGGCCTGCCGGAGCCGGTTCACACCAGTAATTTCGAGCTCGGACTCTACCTCTTCGATTTCCTCTTCGCCGCTCAAGACGCTTCCACTTCGTCGCTTCTATGGGCCGTCAGTCTCCTGGATTCCCACCCCGATGTCGTAGCCAAAGTTCGCGACGAAGTCCAATCCATCTGGTCGCCGGAATCGGACTCACTGATATCATCGGAACAGCTTGCGGAAATGAAGTACACTCAAGCGGTGGCGCGTGAGGTGGTCCGTTACCGCGCTCCGGCAACAGTGGTTCCACACGTGGCGGCGGCTAATTTCCCGTTGACGGAATCATACATCATCCCAAAAGGGGCAATCGTGTTCCCATCTGCGTACGAGTCGTGTCAGCAGGGTTTTGTGGAACCGGAGCAGTTCGATCCGGAGCGGTTCTCGGAGGAAAGGCAAGAGGACCGAATTTTCAAAAGGAACTTTCTGGCCTTCGGGGCTGGGTCCCACCAGTGTGTAGGGCAACGGTACGCGCTGAACCATCTCGTGCTCTTCATCGCCATGTTTTGTACATTGCTTGATTTCAAGCGGCACAGATCCGACGGCTGTGATGAAATCGCCTTCAATCCCACCATCTGTCCCAAAGACGATTGCATGGTCTCCATCTGTAGGCGTTGCCCTCGATTTCCCAATCTCTCGCTTCAATGA